Proteins co-encoded in one Acipenser ruthenus chromosome 3, fAciRut3.2 maternal haplotype, whole genome shotgun sequence genomic window:
- the LOC117394884 gene encoding elastase-1-like — protein sequence MFKHMILLACLGAIYGSQAPLNLAVHNERKMERVVGGNNAIPHTWPWQVSLQFSYEYDDAYFYHTCGGTIIHSTWVMTAAHCVDSPQGKVYRVVLGDHNLFENDGSEMIIPVDKIIVHELWNPTQLVKGNDIAMLRLKTPAYDNGYVKLGNLPAYDEIIPHNQGCYITGWGLTQSGGSIAAVLQEAILPVVEYPICSRDDWWSHFAKNTMVCAGGDGFTAGCQGDSGGPLNCFSLGAWRVHGIVSFGPAPYCNTFRKPTVFTRVSAFMDWIYYVIDQNTQM from the exons ATGTTCAAGCACATGATCCTATTGGCTTGCCTTG GGGCAATATATGGGAGTCAGGCACCCCTAAACCTCGCGGTCCACAATGAGAGGAAGATGGAGCGTGTTGTAGGAGGGAACAATGCCATTCCACACACTTGGCCCTGGCAG GTTTCTTTGCAATTCTCTTATGAATATGATGACGCCTACTTCTATCACACCTGTGGAGGCACCATTATTCACTCAACATGGGTCATGACAGCAGCTCACTGTGTTGATAG ccCTCAAGGTAAAGTTTACCGTGTGGTTTTGGGGGACCACAACCTTTTTGAAAACGACGGCTCTGAAATGATTATTCCAGTGGATAAAATCATTGTGCACGAGCTCTGGAACCCGACACAACTTGTCAAGgg AAATGACATTGCCATGCTTAGGCTAAAGACCCCTGCCTACGATAATGGCTATGTCAAGCTAGGCAATCTACCAGCGTATGACGAAATCATACCTCATAACCAAGGGTGCTATATCACAGGGTGGGGCTTGACTCAAt CTGGTGGCAGCATTGCCGCAGTCCTCCAGGAAGCCATTCTTCCCGTGGTGGAATATCCCATCTGCTCCAGAGACGACTGGTGGTCTCACTTTGCCAAGAACACCATGGTGTGCGCCGGTGGAGACGGATTCACAGCCGGATGTCAG GGGGATTCAGGAGGTCCTCTGAACTGCTTCAGTCTCGGGGCCTGGAGGGTCCACGGTATTGTTAGCTTCGGTCCAGCTCCTTACTGCAACACCTTTAGGAAGCCGACCGTCTTCACCCGGGTATCAGCTTTCATGGACTGGATCTATTAT GTCATTGACCAAAACACTCAAATGTGA